Proteins from a genomic interval of Streptomyces fodineus:
- a CDS encoding type II toxin-antitoxin system PemK/MazF family toxin, translating to MDTSWWLALAAVILLALVATLIDGWGRGRRYAGRHLGTLGRAGVRPGRAARPVPGDIWWADVRYEDRADAKDRPCLVLAVRGNRATVAKITSKYHDERAGVIPLPPGAVGDARGRPSFLETDELREVPVGDFRRRVGVVDPVLWDQVRHLAG from the coding sequence ATGGACACGTCCTGGTGGCTGGCACTCGCGGCGGTGATATTGCTCGCCCTGGTCGCCACGCTCATCGACGGCTGGGGACGCGGTCGCCGGTACGCCGGCCGGCACCTCGGTACGCTCGGCCGCGCGGGAGTGCGTCCGGGACGGGCCGCCCGGCCGGTCCCCGGGGACATCTGGTGGGCGGACGTCCGCTACGAGGACCGCGCCGACGCCAAGGACCGGCCCTGTCTGGTGCTGGCGGTGCGCGGGAACCGGGCCACGGTCGCCAAGATCACCAGCAAGTACCACGACGAGCGCGCCGGGGTGATCCCGCTGCCGCCGGGCGCGGTCGGCGACGCCCGGGGCCGCCCCAGCTTCCTGGAGACGGACGAGCTGCGTGAGGTGCCGGTGGGCGACTTCCGGCGGCGGGTGGGCGTGGTCGACCCGGTCCTGTGGGACCAGGTACGGCACCTGGCCGGCTGA
- a CDS encoding MBL fold metallo-hydrolase, translated as MKLTVVGCSGSFPSAESACSSYLVEADGFRLLLDMGNGALGELQRHCGLYDLDAIFLSHLHADHCIDMLAYFVARYYRHDGGRCAPLPVYGPEGTEHRLTTAYADTPSASSMSEVFDFHTVKPSTFEIGPFTVHTERVRHPVEAYAIRVEHGGRSLTYSGDTGVTEALDELARDTDLFLCEAAFTHGKESVPDLHLNGREAGETAARADVRRLLLTHIPPWTDPQVNLRDAREVFNGPVELAAPRGTYEI; from the coding sequence ATGAAGCTCACCGTCGTCGGCTGCTCGGGGTCGTTCCCGTCCGCGGAATCGGCCTGCTCGAGCTACCTCGTCGAGGCCGACGGCTTCCGGCTGCTTCTCGACATGGGCAACGGCGCCCTGGGCGAGCTGCAGCGCCACTGCGGTCTCTACGACCTCGACGCGATCTTCCTGAGCCATCTGCACGCCGATCACTGCATCGACATGCTCGCGTACTTCGTCGCGCGGTACTACCGCCACGACGGCGGCCGCTGCGCCCCCCTCCCGGTCTACGGCCCCGAGGGCACCGAGCACCGGCTGACCACGGCCTACGCCGACACCCCCTCCGCCTCGTCGATGAGCGAGGTCTTCGACTTCCACACCGTGAAGCCCTCCACGTTCGAGATCGGCCCGTTCACGGTGCACACCGAGCGGGTCCGGCATCCCGTGGAGGCGTACGCCATCCGGGTGGAGCACGGCGGGCGGTCGCTGACGTACTCCGGCGACACGGGTGTCACCGAGGCGCTGGACGAGCTGGCCCGGGACACCGATCTGTTCCTGTGCGAGGCCGCGTTCACGCACGGCAAGGAGAGCGTCCCCGACCTGCACCTCAACGGCCGCGAGGCGGGCGAGACGGCGGCCCGCGCGGACGTGCGCCGCCTGCTCCTCACCCACATCCCGCCGTGGACCGACCCGCAGGTCAACCTCCGCGACGCGCGCGAGGTGTTCAACGGCCCGGTGGAGCTGGCCGCTCCGCGGGGCACGTACGAGATCTAG
- a CDS encoding PTS transporter subunit EIIC, whose product MTTATAAPAAEKKKGSGVMSVLQRIGRSLMLPVAVLPAAALLVRLGNTDMLGRPSFPAFLTKIASFMAAGGNAILDNMALLFAVGIAIGFAKKSDGSTALSAVVGYLVFKNVLATFTDKNLPKVATVVDGKIVMVNAPVDAKVLGGVVMGIVVALLYQRFYRTKLPDWAGFFGGRRLVPILSAFTGLVIGIVFGYIWPVLGTGLHNFGEWLVKSGAVGAGIFGVANRALIPIGMHHLLNSFPWFQAGEYHGKSGDIARFLAGDPHAGQFMTGFFPIMMFALPAACLAIVHCARPERRKVVGGMMVSLALTSFVTGVTEPIEFTFMFIAPVLYAIHAVLTGVSLALTWALGMRDGFGFSAGAVDFFLNLGIANNPWGLVAVGLCFAVVYYVVFRFAIIRFNLPTPGRESDEELAELQKAEAK is encoded by the coding sequence GTGACCACGGCGACCGCCGCCCCCGCGGCCGAGAAGAAAAAGGGCTCCGGCGTGATGTCTGTGCTGCAGCGCATCGGCCGCAGCCTGATGCTGCCGGTGGCCGTGCTGCCGGCCGCCGCGCTCCTGGTGCGCCTCGGCAACACCGACATGCTCGGCCGCCCCTCCTTCCCCGCCTTCCTGACGAAGATCGCGTCCTTCATGGCGGCCGGCGGCAACGCGATCCTCGACAACATGGCGCTGCTGTTCGCCGTGGGCATCGCGATCGGCTTCGCGAAGAAGTCGGACGGCTCCACGGCCCTCTCGGCGGTCGTCGGCTATCTGGTCTTCAAGAACGTCCTCGCCACGTTCACCGACAAGAACCTGCCGAAGGTGGCGACGGTCGTCGACGGCAAGATCGTCATGGTGAACGCCCCGGTGGACGCCAAGGTCCTCGGCGGTGTGGTGATGGGCATAGTCGTGGCCCTGCTGTACCAGCGCTTCTACCGCACCAAGCTGCCCGACTGGGCGGGCTTCTTCGGCGGCCGCCGTCTCGTCCCGATCCTGTCGGCCTTCACCGGCCTCGTCATCGGCATCGTCTTCGGCTACATCTGGCCGGTCCTCGGCACGGGCCTGCACAACTTCGGCGAGTGGCTGGTCAAGTCGGGCGCCGTCGGCGCGGGCATCTTCGGTGTCGCCAACCGCGCGCTGATCCCGATCGGCATGCACCACCTGCTCAACTCCTTCCCGTGGTTCCAGGCGGGCGAGTACCACGGCAAGAGCGGTGACATCGCCCGCTTCCTGGCCGGCGACCCGCACGCGGGCCAGTTCATGACCGGCTTCTTCCCGATCATGATGTTCGCCCTGCCGGCCGCGTGCCTGGCCATCGTCCACTGCGCCCGGCCCGAGCGCCGCAAGGTCGTCGGCGGCATGATGGTCTCGCTGGCGCTGACGTCCTTCGTCACCGGCGTCACCGAGCCGATCGAGTTCACCTTCATGTTCATCGCGCCGGTGCTGTACGCCATCCACGCGGTGCTCACCGGTGTCTCGCTGGCGCTGACCTGGGCGCTCGGGATGCGGGACGGCTTCGGCTTCTCGGCCGGCGCGGTGGACTTCTTCCTGAACCTGGGCATCGCGAACAATCCCTGGGGCCTGGTCGCGGTCGGCCTGTGCTTCGCGGTCGTCTACTACGTGGTCTTCCGCTTCGCGATCATCCGGTTCAACCTGCCCACGCCGGGCCGCGAGTCCGACGAGGAACTCGCGGAACTGCAGAAGGCCGAGGCCAAGTAG
- a CDS encoding PTS transporter subunit EIIC, producing the protein MSAESAPADSTPGPARERWNRLFQGLQKMGRSLQLPIAVLPAAGIINRLGQPDVFGDKGLGWTNVAKVMSGAGGALLDGSLGLPLLFCVGVAIGMAKKADGSTALAAVTGFLVYYGVLHQFPVTCPAGAKVVATGCQAAEGAVTAFTFQNPGVFGGIVLGLMAAFLWARFHRTRLVDWLGFFNGRRLVPIIMAFAAIVFAALCLWIWPPVGSGLESFSKWLRDAGSWGAGVYGVANRALLVVGLHQFLNVPIWFQFGSYTKPDGTVVHGDINMFLQGDPHAGQFTSGFFPIMMFALPAAALAITHCARPGRRKEVGGLMLSVALTSFVTGITEPIEYSFMFIAPALYAVHALLTGVSMAATWALGVHDGFSFSAGLIDYVINWHLATRPWLIIPIGLCFALLYYAVFRLAITRFDLKTPGREPQDEVEDITKA; encoded by the coding sequence ATGAGCGCCGAGAGCGCGCCCGCCGACAGCACGCCCGGCCCGGCGCGGGAACGCTGGAACCGCCTGTTCCAGGGTCTGCAGAAGATGGGCCGCAGCCTGCAGCTGCCGATCGCGGTGCTGCCGGCGGCCGGCATCATCAACCGGCTGGGCCAGCCGGACGTGTTCGGGGACAAGGGCCTGGGCTGGACGAACGTCGCCAAGGTGATGAGCGGCGCGGGCGGCGCGCTGCTGGACGGCTCCCTCGGTCTTCCGCTGCTGTTCTGCGTGGGCGTCGCGATCGGCATGGCGAAGAAGGCGGACGGCTCGACGGCACTCGCGGCGGTGACCGGGTTCCTCGTCTACTACGGGGTGCTGCACCAGTTCCCGGTGACGTGCCCGGCGGGCGCGAAGGTCGTGGCGACGGGCTGTCAGGCGGCCGAGGGCGCGGTGACCGCCTTCACCTTCCAGAACCCGGGCGTCTTCGGCGGGATCGTGCTGGGCCTGATGGCCGCCTTCCTGTGGGCCCGGTTCCACCGCACCAGGCTGGTGGACTGGCTCGGCTTCTTCAACGGCCGCCGGCTGGTGCCGATCATCATGGCGTTCGCCGCCATCGTCTTCGCGGCGCTGTGCCTGTGGATCTGGCCGCCGGTCGGCAGCGGCCTGGAGAGCTTCAGCAAGTGGCTGCGGGACGCGGGCTCGTGGGGTGCGGGGGTCTACGGCGTCGCCAACCGGGCGCTGCTGGTCGTCGGCCTGCACCAGTTCCTGAACGTGCCCATCTGGTTCCAGTTCGGCAGCTACACCAAGCCCGACGGCACGGTGGTGCACGGCGACATCAACATGTTCCTGCAGGGCGACCCGCACGCGGGCCAGTTCACCTCGGGCTTCTTCCCGATCATGATGTTCGCGCTCCCGGCCGCCGCGCTGGCCATCACGCACTGCGCAAGACCCGGCCGCCGCAAGGAGGTCGGCGGCCTGATGCTGTCGGTGGCGCTGACGTCGTTCGTGACGGGCATCACCGAGCCGATCGAGTACTCGTTCATGTTCATCGCGCCGGCGCTGTACGCCGTCCACGCCCTGCTCACGGGCGTCTCGATGGCGGCGACCTGGGCGCTCGGGGTGCACGACGGGTTCAGCTTCTCGGCCGGCCTGATCGACTACGTCATCAACTGGCATCTGGCGACCAGACCCTGGCTCATCATCCCGATCGGCCTGTGCTTCGCCCTGCTCTATTACGCCGTCTTCCGCCTCGCGATCACGAGGTTCGACCTGAAGACACCGGGCCGCGAGCCTCAGGACGAGGTCGAGGACATCACCAAGGCGTGA
- a CDS encoding glucose PTS transporter subunit EIIB translates to MASKAEKIVAGLGGIDNIEEIEGCITRLRTEVSDPSLVDETALKAAGAHGVVKMGTAIQVVIGTDADPIAAEIEDMM, encoded by the coding sequence ATGGCCAGCAAGGCTGAGAAGATCGTCGCCGGGCTCGGCGGGATCGACAACATCGAGGAGATCGAGGGCTGCATCACCCGGCTGCGCACCGAGGTGTCCGACCCCTCTCTGGTCGACGAAACCGCCCTGAAGGCCGCCGGTGCCCACGGTGTCGTCAAGATGGGCACGGCCATCCAGGTCGTCATCGGCACCGACGCCGACCCGATCGCCGCGGAGATCGAAGACATGATGTGA
- the rph gene encoding ribonuclease PH — protein MSRIDGRTPEQLRPVTIERGWSKHAEGSVLVSFGDTKVFCTASVTEGVPRWRKGSGEGWVTAEYAMLPRATNTRGDRESVKGKIGGRTHEISRLIGRSLRAVIDYKALGENTIVLDCDVLQADGGTRTAAITGAYVALADAVAWAQGKKLIKAGRQPLTGTVSAVSVGIVGGVPLLDLCYEEDVRAETDMNVVCTGDGRFVEVQGTAEAEPFAREELNALLDLAVVGCTELAAHQRAALEATLAR, from the coding sequence ATGTCTCGCATCGACGGCCGTACCCCCGAACAGCTCCGCCCGGTCACCATCGAACGCGGCTGGAGCAAGCACGCCGAGGGCTCCGTCCTCGTCTCCTTCGGCGACACCAAGGTCTTCTGCACCGCCTCCGTGACCGAGGGCGTCCCGCGCTGGCGCAAGGGCAGCGGCGAGGGCTGGGTCACCGCCGAGTACGCCATGCTGCCCCGCGCCACCAACACCCGCGGCGACCGCGAGTCCGTCAAGGGCAAGATCGGCGGCCGTACGCACGAGATCTCCCGGCTCATCGGCCGCTCGCTGCGCGCCGTCATCGACTACAAGGCCCTCGGCGAGAACACCATCGTCCTCGACTGCGATGTGCTTCAGGCGGACGGCGGGACGCGTACGGCCGCCATCACCGGTGCCTATGTGGCGCTGGCCGACGCCGTCGCCTGGGCCCAGGGCAAGAAGCTGATCAAGGCCGGCCGGCAGCCGCTCACCGGAACCGTCTCCGCCGTCTCCGTCGGCATCGTCGGCGGCGTCCCGCTGCTCGACCTCTGCTACGAGGAAGACGTGCGCGCCGAGACCGACATGAACGTCGTCTGCACCGGCGACGGCCGCTTCGTCGAGGTCCAGGGCACCGCCGAGGCCGAGCCCTTCGCCCGCGAGGAACTCAACGCCCTGCTCGACCTCGCCGTCGTCGGCTGCACCGAACTCGCCGCCCACCAGCGCGCGGCCCTCGAGGCCACGCTCGCGCGGTAA
- a CDS encoding DUF1707 SHOCT-like domain-containing protein, translating into MTDDAVPDLRASDRDREQVAEVLRDALAEGRLDMVEFEERLEATYKARTYAELAPITRDLPTAGTAPVPVPVSFTKETAQSGSWASRIVGGEGTSTGGIAILSGFERKGRWTVPRRFNCFAFMGGGEIDLREANFADREVEINCVAIMGGLQVTVPPGVEVVVRGIGVMGGFEHPRDDGPPDPGAPRVIIGGFAFWGGVGVQRKVTRAERLQLKEQRRQERLEHREQRHELLRERREGRREGRERRRYDGS; encoded by the coding sequence ATGACCGACGACGCAGTCCCGGACCTCCGGGCGTCCGACAGGGACCGTGAACAGGTCGCCGAGGTCCTGCGGGACGCCCTCGCCGAGGGCCGGCTCGACATGGTCGAGTTCGAGGAGCGGCTGGAAGCGACGTACAAGGCGCGTACGTACGCCGAGCTGGCGCCGATCACCCGGGACCTGCCGACGGCGGGCACCGCCCCCGTTCCTGTCCCGGTCTCCTTCACCAAGGAGACTGCTCAGAGCGGGAGTTGGGCGTCCCGGATCGTCGGCGGCGAGGGGACCTCGACGGGCGGGATCGCGATCCTGTCGGGGTTCGAGCGCAAGGGCCGCTGGACGGTGCCGAGGCGGTTCAACTGCTTCGCGTTCATGGGCGGCGGCGAGATCGACCTGCGCGAGGCGAACTTCGCGGACCGCGAGGTCGAGATCAACTGTGTGGCGATCATGGGTGGCCTGCAGGTCACCGTGCCGCCGGGGGTCGAGGTCGTGGTACGCGGCATCGGCGTCATGGGCGGCTTCGAGCACCCGAGGGACGACGGCCCGCCGGACCCGGGCGCGCCCCGGGTGATCATCGGTGGTTTCGCCTTCTGGGGCGGGGTCGGCGTCCAGCGCAAGGTCACGCGTGCGGAGCGCCTGCAGCTGAAGGAGCAGCGCCGCCAGGAGAGGCTGGAGCACAGGGAGCAGCGGCACGAGTTGCTCCGCGAGCGGCGCGAGGGAAGGCGTGAGGGCCGGGAGCGGCGGCGGTACGACGGGTCCTGA
- a CDS encoding ABC transporter ATP-binding protein: MTDGHLTEDFIALENVEKVFEVHKRTGFLKRERREVRAVDSLSFTVPRGEMVGYIGPNGAGKSTTIKMLTGILTPSAGRLRVAGIDPSRERRRLAHRIGVVFGQRTTLWWDLPLIDSYRLAHRMYRIPDARYRENLDRLVELLELGTLLDVPVRQLSLGQRMRGDIAAALLHDPEVLYLDEPTIGLDVVSKAKVRGFLRELNTERSTTVLLTTHDLQDIEQLCSRVMVIDHGRLMYDGPLTGLHEAGESERTLVVDLERELPPVEAPSARVVRVEGPRQWLAFPAGQSAAPLVAYLAAEYPLVDLSVREPDIEAVIAKMYAEKAVS; this comes from the coding sequence ATGACGGACGGCCACCTCACCGAGGACTTCATCGCGCTGGAGAACGTCGAGAAGGTCTTCGAGGTGCACAAGAGGACCGGGTTCCTGAAACGGGAGCGGCGCGAGGTGCGGGCGGTGGACTCGCTGTCGTTCACCGTGCCGCGCGGGGAGATGGTCGGGTACATCGGGCCGAACGGCGCCGGGAAGTCGACCACGATCAAGATGCTGACGGGCATCCTGACGCCGAGTGCGGGGCGGCTGCGGGTGGCCGGGATCGACCCGTCCCGGGAGCGGCGGCGTCTCGCGCACCGCATCGGGGTGGTGTTCGGGCAGCGTACGACCCTGTGGTGGGACCTGCCGCTGATCGACTCCTACCGTCTCGCGCACCGCATGTACCGGATCCCGGACGCCCGTTACCGCGAGAACCTGGACCGGCTGGTCGAACTCCTGGAGCTGGGCACCCTGCTGGACGTCCCCGTACGGCAGCTCTCGCTCGGGCAGCGGATGCGCGGTGACATCGCGGCGGCCCTGCTGCACGACCCCGAGGTGCTGTACCTGGACGAGCCGACGATCGGCCTGGACGTCGTGTCGAAGGCGAAAGTCCGCGGTTTCCTGCGGGAGTTGAACACCGAGCGGAGCACGACGGTGCTGCTGACCACGCACGACCTGCAGGACATCGAGCAGTTGTGCTCGCGGGTGATGGTGATCGACCACGGCCGGCTGATGTACGACGGCCCGCTCACGGGGCTGCACGAGGCCGGGGAGAGCGAGCGGACGCTGGTGGTGGACCTGGAGCGGGAGCTGCCGCCGGTCGAGGCGCCCTCGGCGCGGGTGGTGCGGGTGGAGGGGCCGCGGCAGTGGCTGGCGTTCCCGGCCGGGCAGTCGGCGGCGCCGCTCGTCGCGTATCTCGCGGCGGAGTATCCGCTGGTGGACCTGTCGGTGCGGGAGCCTGACATCGAGGCCGTCATCGCCAAGATGTACGCGGAGAAGGCGGTCTCGTAG
- a CDS encoding ABC transporter permease, which translates to MIAGMWIRSTMAYRASFAMTTFGNFSATLLDFVAIMLMFSRVDTLGGWSLPEVAFLYGLSGTAFGLADLLIGSMERLGRRVRDGTLDTLLVRPAPVLAQVAADQFALRRLGRVVQGLLVLGWALTRLDVTWTPVKLLLMPVMAVSGCGIFCAVFVAGAAFQFLAQDASEVQNAFTYGGTTLLQYPPTVFAKELVRGVTFVLPLAFVNWLPATYVLGRPYPLDLPRWTAFAPPLVAVACCALAGLAWRAGLRSYRSTGS; encoded by the coding sequence ATGATCGCCGGGATGTGGATCAGGTCCACGATGGCCTACCGCGCCTCCTTCGCGATGACCACGTTCGGCAACTTCTCGGCGACCCTCCTCGACTTCGTCGCGATCATGCTGATGTTCTCCCGGGTGGACACCCTCGGCGGCTGGTCGCTGCCCGAGGTGGCCTTCCTCTACGGCCTGTCCGGTACGGCCTTCGGTCTTGCCGACCTGCTGATCGGCTCGATGGAGCGGCTGGGGCGCCGGGTGCGCGACGGCACGCTGGACACGCTGCTGGTGCGTCCGGCGCCGGTGCTGGCCCAGGTGGCGGCCGACCAGTTCGCTCTGCGCAGACTGGGCCGGGTGGTACAGGGCCTGCTCGTGCTGGGCTGGGCGCTGACCCGGCTGGACGTCACCTGGACGCCGGTGAAGCTGCTGCTCATGCCGGTGATGGCGGTGAGCGGCTGCGGGATCTTCTGCGCGGTGTTCGTGGCGGGGGCGGCCTTCCAGTTCCTGGCACAGGACGCCTCGGAGGTGCAGAACGCCTTCACCTACGGCGGGACGACACTGCTGCAGTATCCGCCGACCGTGTTCGCGAAGGAGCTGGTGCGCGGGGTGACGTTCGTGCTGCCGCTGGCCTTCGTCAACTGGCTGCCCGCGACCTATGTGCTGGGGCGGCCGTATCCGCTGGATCTGCCGCGGTGGACGGCGTTCGCACCGCCGCTGGTGGCGGTGGCGTGCTGTGCGCTGGCGGGGCTGGCCTGGCGGGCGGGACTTCGTTCGTACCGGAGCACAGGGAGCTAG
- a CDS encoding ABC transporter permease: MSAGRLYVAVAAGGFRRYATYRTATAAGVFTNTVFGLILVYTYRALWDERPHLGGWDQAQVMTYVWLGQALLAALAIGGGGIENELMERIRTGDVAIDLYRPADLQLWWLATDLGRAFFQLLGRGLVPFVVGALCFPVYLPRDVGTWAAFLVAVLLAMLVGFGIRYLVALSAFWLLDGQGVTQMSWLAGFFCSGMLLPLNVFPGALGAVVRVLPWSSLLQAPAQILLGHGDPLGTYVFQGAWAVVLLGAGRLVQSAATRRVVVQGG; the protein is encoded by the coding sequence GTGAGCGCGGGACGGTTGTACGTGGCCGTCGCGGCGGGGGGATTCAGACGGTACGCGACGTATCGCACCGCCACTGCGGCAGGGGTGTTCACCAACACCGTCTTCGGGCTGATCCTCGTCTACACCTACCGCGCGCTGTGGGACGAGCGGCCGCACCTCGGCGGGTGGGATCAGGCACAGGTCATGACATACGTGTGGCTGGGTCAGGCATTGCTCGCGGCGCTGGCGATCGGGGGCGGCGGCATAGAGAACGAGCTGATGGAACGCATCCGTACGGGGGACGTGGCGATCGACCTGTACCGGCCCGCCGACCTGCAGCTGTGGTGGCTGGCCACCGATCTCGGCCGGGCGTTCTTCCAGTTGCTGGGGCGGGGGCTCGTTCCCTTCGTCGTCGGTGCCCTGTGTTTCCCGGTGTACTTACCCAGGGATGTGGGCACCTGGGCCGCCTTCCTCGTCGCCGTGCTGCTGGCGATGCTCGTCGGGTTCGGGATCCGCTACCTGGTCGCGCTGAGCGCGTTCTGGCTGCTGGACGGCCAGGGTGTGACGCAGATGTCATGGCTCGCGGGGTTCTTCTGCTCCGGCATGCTGCTGCCGCTGAACGTCTTCCCGGGGGCGCTCGGCGCGGTCGTACGGGTCCTGCCCTGGTCCTCGCTGCTCCAGGCGCCGGCCCAGATCCTGCTGGGGCACGGGGATCCGCTGGGCACGTACGTGTTCCAGGGGGCGTGGGCGGTGGTGCTGCTGGGCGCCGGGCGGCTGGTGCAGTCGGCGGCGACACGGCGGGTGGTGGTCCAGGGTGGGTGA